In Kogia breviceps isolate mKogBre1 chromosome 9, mKogBre1 haplotype 1, whole genome shotgun sequence, a single window of DNA contains:
- the LOC131762923 gene encoding m-AAA protease-interacting protein 1, mitochondrial-like: protein MALAVSLLPRLLFSRPLPGSADVWPPLAGLCCFCRRRLGSEAAQFPRVSWASAALALPAWAPQRPLLSPLGLPTTLPAFPSCPRRTYGTEEQPQQRQKTKMIILGFSNPISWIRTRIYSFLILAYFDQEFSIAEFSEGAKQAFAHVSKLLSQSKFDLLEELVAKETLRVLKEKVTSLPDNHKNALAADIDEIVYTSTGDISIYYDEQGKKFVNILMCFWYLTSANIPSETISGASVFQVKLGDQNVETKQLLSASYEFQRELTQGVKPDWTIAWIEHPKLLE from the coding sequence ATGGCGCTGGCCGTCAGTCTTTTACCCCGCTTGCTGTTTTCTCGGCCTCTGCCGGGTTCGGCCGACGTGTGGCCGCCGTTGGCTGGACTTTGCTGCTTCTGCCGCCGCCGCCTCGGCTCGGAAGCGGCCCAATTTCCTCGAGTCTCTTGGGCCTCCGCGGCCTTGGCGCTGCCTGCTTGGGCTCCTCAGCGTCCCCTGCTCAGCCCTCTGGGACTCCCCACAACCCTTCCCGCTTTCCCTTCCTGCCCTCGGCGAACCTACGGCACCGAGGAGCAGCCCCAGCAGCGCCAGAAAACCAAGATGATCATCCTGGGGTTCTCCAATCCCATCAGCTGGATTCGGACTCGAATTTACTCCTTCCTTATCTTGGCCTATTTCGACCAAGAGTTCAGCATCGCAGAATTCTCAGAAGGAGCGAAGCAGGCTTTTGCTCATGTGTCCAAGCTGCTGTCACAGAGTAAGTTTGATCTATTGGAAGAACTTGTGGCCAAAGAGACACTACGTGTATTGAAAGAAAAGGTTACTTCACTCCCTGACAACCATAAAAATGCCCTTGCTGCTGACATAGATGAAATTGTATATACATCAACAGGAGACATCTCCATTTACTACGATGAGCAAGGAAAGAAGTTTGTTAACATCCTGATGTGCTTTTGGTATCTAACCAGTGCCAATATCCCCAGTGAAACTATAAGTGGAGCCAGTGTGTTCCAGGTTAAGTTGGGGGATCAGaatgtggaaactaaacaactTCTTAGTGCAAGCTATGAATTTCAGAGGGAGTTGACACAAGGAGTAAAGCCTGACTGGACCATTGCATGGATTGAACACCCAAAGTTATTAGAATAA